CTTTTAGTTGAGAAAATTGATTTATATTTAAAGAGTTTATTTGTTTTAAACTTTTTAAAAAAGCTTGGTCCAACTCAATATTTTCTACTAAATTGATGTATCTATCAAAATATTCTGGCATTGGATTTATATCGGATTTTTTCAATTTATTCTCAATTTTTAATATGTTGTAAATATTTAGATATCAAAGCAAATAACGGCGTGGCTCCGTTAGCTAACGGATAACCCGTCCGCCCAACACAACAATTTTACTTAATAACGAATGGTTTATTTTAAAGAGCAGTTTTTATTTTTCATTTACAAAAACTGCGACTAACTTTTCTGAATTGTACTTCACTTTAACAAAAAACTTTAGTTAAACTTCCAAACCAACTTTTTACAAAATTCCGCCAAGTGAAAACGGCGGTCGGGTTGATTTGTTTGTTATACAAACATTTTTATTTTAATAATAATAATTTTTTTGTATCAGTATATCCACTTGTCTGCATTTTATATAAATAAATTCCACTTGATAATTTTGAACCATCAAATTCTAAACTATAACTTCCAACTCCTTTTTCTTCATTTATTAACGTTAATATCTCATTTCCCAAAAGGTCATATATTTTTATACTCACTTTTGTTTGATTAGGAATTGAGTACTCAATTATTGTTTTAGGATTAAATGGATTTGGATAATTTTGTAATAACTTGAATATTTCTATTTTATTTTTTTCATCAATATTTGATGTTATATTTTTATAATAGAAACTACAGCTCGCACAAATCATTAAAAGATTATTTCCATTTTTATCTTTAAATTTATACTCATAATCAAGTGGTTTCCAAATGCTGCCATCCCAAAATTCTGATTCAAATTGTATAATATTATTATTTGCATCAAATGTTTGTACAAATCTTGCACTATTTACCCAATTTTCACCGTCCCAATGTTCTTTTAGATATGAAATATTATTCCCATTTTCATCATATTCATATAACTCTTTGTAAGTATAATTCCAGCCAGTATCATTACTTTCCTCATATAAAGTTGATTGAAGAAAATTATTGATATTATAATTATTTGTTTTCCTTGTCCGATTATAGAAGTTCTGTCCATCGGAATATTCTTCAACTATAATTGAGTCTTTTCCAGAATTTGCATATTGAAATGTTGTTTTCCAATTTGATTGCCAATCTTCTCCATTCCATAAATAAATAATTTCAGATGAAACTTTATCGGACTGATAAACAAAAATATTTTTGGAAATTTTACTCCAGTTTTCATTGTTCCAATCTTGATATTCTATTGATACTAATTGATCTAATTCATTATAAGAATATAATTTTTGAGTAGAATTTTCCAATTTGTTATCATTCCAATTTTCATATAAAATAATATCTGTTTTTCCATTTGGGTTTAGAACATAAGTTGTTCTAGACTCTTTTACCCATTCTTGATTTACCCATCCTTCAAGTAGATATAAAATTAAATGGTTATCATTATTATAAGAAAAAGATTTTCGCCAAATAAATACGTTATTCCTTTCATATATTTCTGAAATTATATTGTTATTAAAATCATAACTAAATTGTTTTCTAACTGTTTGTGGTCCATTATACAAATCATACTGCTCAATCGTAAGATTTTTTAACAAACCATTTTCATAATAATCCAGTTTATATTGTTGAGGATTTTCTACTTGCCTTACTAAATAAATACTATCAACAATGGAATTTGCTTGAATTGAATTATAACTATCAAATTTATTTTGACCTAAACCACTGTTAAACGAAAGAACAAAAATTGTAAAGCTAATTAATGTCCAAAATATTTCTTTAATAATTATTTTCATATTTCACCTTATTTGTTTGTATTACCGCGATGCTCCGTTATCCGTTAGCTGACGGATTTCTAAATTGCACTTCACTTTTACAAAATATTTAAATGAACTTTCATACTTTCTATTTACAAACCAAACCCAAACTAGCGAAGCAGCTTGCCCCAATTCATCGGGGGTCGGGTTGCCAACTCGCTTGTTTTAACGGGGATTTGTTTGTTAGGTTTCATCTAAAAATAAATGGATAAAAATATTATTGTTGCCGTATTAATATTTACTTCATCAGGATTGCCAAATCTTAATGATTTAATATCTGAAATACTGAAATTTAATTGTGTTTCAATTCCAAAACTAAACTGTTCGTCAATAAAATATTCACCACCACCAAGTAACCCAACCAAATAATCAGTAACAGCATCACCTTTTTCCGGTGTGGAATTTAAGTAAATAGCCCGACCCCCTAAAAATGGTTTTACAACTCCTTGGGTGAGATAAATTTTGGGAGCTATTGATAGATGTAATTCGGTATAATTATTACCAAAACTTGCTATTCCTACTCCTGGAGATAATGTAAATTGATCACCAATTCGTATTGGGAACAATATATCTAATTGTGCGCCTGAAAATGATGCAGTCAGCCCAAATGAGTGTTTTGCTGATTCCTGTGCATAAGTACTTGTTAAAATAATAAATAAAAAGAGTATGGTTTGCTTACAGTATTTCTTCTTCATAATTCCCTTCAAAAATGATTATTTATAATTATTAAATTTCTCCACATTAGTTGATTATCAACCCGGATATAAACTCTATAAACTCCATCTGGATAATTATTTGCCTCAAAGCTTTGTTGATATGTGCCTGGTGCAAGTTTTCTATTAAGTAGATAGTTCTCTGAATTTATATTGTTCGTGTTAATTAGATAACTGTTTGAATAAAGAATCTTCAATTCTGTTATGCTTTCGTCTAACTTCCCTCTTACTATCCATATTTTAACATTAGCTGTTCTATTTAAAGAAAAACTAATCTGAGTTAAGTAATTAAATGGATTTGGATAAGGAGCATAAATTTTGGTATATAATGGAAGTCCTGATCCAGTATCCGAATCATGGGCTGCTTCCAGTTCAATTTCTCCCTTTTCATTTGGAGTTCCAATAATGCCAATAGGTTCTGGTGATTCTTCACCAGTGCGAATAATTCCTTTAATAACGGGAACTTCATTTCCTAAATAGTAATAATCATTTTCATCAGTGGGATTTGAACAAAAAGCAATGACTATACTTATTAAAACTAGAAATATTATTCTCATTAAATCACCTTTCTTATTAGAAACATAATAGAGTTACGATTAAACTACTGTCCAAGTACGAATTCAGTAATAAAATTAATACCAATAATTATTTATAAACTTTTCTTAAAACTATTCAGATTTAGAAACTTAAAATGAAAAAACAATTATTAAAAATTCACAAAACATAAATGCAAAATGGTATTTGCTAAATCAATCTCATTTTTTTTAGTTTGTTATTTATACAATAATTTTATTTAACTAAAAGTAACTTTTTTATATCTGAAAATTTGTTGACTTGTAGTCTGTAAAAATATATTCCACTAGCTAAACTTGATGCATCAAAATCAACTTGATAATTACCTCTACTTTTTATTTCATTTACTAATGTTTTAATTTCTTTTCCAAGTATATCATAAATCTTAATTGTTACTTGTTCTTGTTTTGGTATTGAATATTTTATTGTTGTAGTTGGATTAAATGGATTGGGATAATTTTGAAATAGTTTATATTCTTTCACAATATCTTTTTCAATATTTACCATAATAGTGGAATAGTGTAAAATTATTTCACCGCCAATAAAATTATATTCTGTCGCAAGACTATCTTTGATTAATAACGATTCATCAACAAGCCCCCAATTTCCACCACTAAACATTTCTGCTCTTCTATTTACCAACAGATTATTTTCGTTATAATCATAGATGAATTTCTTAAAATCTGACCAATTATTTGATGTCCATGATTGCTGTAGTTCATAAGTAATCTGACTATTTGTATTATAGTCATAAGTAATTAAGTTTATATTTTGTAATTCTCCAAGTCCACCTTTTGTTATCAATGAATCCAAATTATTGTTTTCATCAAATATTTTTGCTTTTTCTTGAAATAAAGTCCAAGCATTTTCATACCATATTTCTTTCGTTTCGATTATTTTTTTTATTGAATTAGAATAGATATATTTTTCTTTATTTGTAAAATCGATGCCATTCCATACTTGATAAATTTCTTCAATCAATTCATTATTGTCATTAAATGAGTATATTTTTTTATCTCCTCTCGAAATGGTTCCATCGATAGTATAAAGGTATGTATACAGTATCAGATTATTATTCTCATCATATTCATTTTCGGTCTTTGCTTCAATAAAAATGTTATTTATGTTCCAAAGTTCACTTGATGTAATTAAATTATCAGATTCATATAAATTGATCTTTTTATAATTCTCAACCCAATTGTTATTTATCCAATCATATTGGTATAGCTCAATAATTTGAGAATTAAGATTTCTTATTGTAGTTGTTTTATGGGTATTAGTCCACAAACTATCAATTTTCGTTTGACTTATTGTAACTTCACCATTTGTTAAGAATTCTGTCGTTGTTCGCGTATTCTTTGTTTTGCTTTCAATAATTCTATTTATTTCTCTATTCACATCGTCATAACCATAATATGTAGTGCTCCATAACTGCCATTGACCATCCAGCCAATTTTCTGCTGTTAATTGGATTCTATTCATTCTTTCATCATATTTTTCTGATGTTCTATAATGATTATGCCATGTTGAACCATTAAATCTTTTTTCAATTGTTTGAACTATATAACCTTTATTGTTTCGTTTATATAA
The nucleotide sequence above comes from Ignavibacteriota bacterium. Encoded proteins:
- a CDS encoding T9SS type A sorting domain-containing protein, producing the protein MKIIIKEIFWTLISFTIFVLSFNSGLGQNKFDSYNSIQANSIVDSIYLVRQVENPQQYKLDYYENGLLKNLTIEQYDLYNGPQTVRKQFSYDFNNNIISEIYERNNVFIWRKSFSYNNDNHLILYLLEGWVNQEWVKESRTTYVLNPNGKTDIILYENWNDNKLENSTQKLYSYNELDQLVSIEYQDWNNENWSKISKNIFVYQSDKVSSEIIYLWNGEDWQSNWKTTFQYANSGKDSIIVEEYSDGQNFYNRTRKTNNYNINNFLQSTLYEESNDTGWNYTYKELYEYDENGNNISYLKEHWDGENWVNSARFVQTFDANNNIIQFESEFWDGSIWKPLDYEYKFKDKNGNNLLMICASCSFYYKNITSNIDEKNKIEIFKLLQNYPNPFNPKTIIEYSIPNQTKVSIKIYDLLGNEILTLINEEKGVGSYSLEFDGSKLSSGIYLYKMQTSGYTDTKKLLLLK
- a CDS encoding T9SS type A sorting domain-containing protein; its protein translation is MKKVITLQFIILCSFSIVYAQEIKNKYIDVFDNALYFIDSVEIYGEYDSHSKILYKRNNKGYIVQTIEKRFNGSTWHNHYRTSEKYDERMNRIQLTAENWLDGQWQLWSTTYYGYDDVNREINRIIESKTKNTRTTTEFLTNGEVTISQTKIDSLWTNTHKTTTIRNLNSQIIELYQYDWINNNWVENYKKINLYESDNLITSSELWNINNIFIEAKTENEYDENNNLILYTYLYTIDGTISRGDKKIYSFNDNNELIEEIYQVWNGIDFTNKEKYIYSNSIKKIIETKEIWYENAWTLFQEKAKIFDENNNLDSLITKGGLGELQNINLITYDYNTNSQITYELQQSWTSNNWSDFKKFIYDYNENNLLVNRRAEMFSGGNWGLVDESLLIKDSLATEYNFIGGEIILHYSTIMVNIEKDIVKEYKLFQNYPNPFNPTTTIKYSIPKQEQVTIKIYDILGKEIKTLVNEIKSRGNYQVDFDASSLASGIYFYRLQVNKFSDIKKLLLVK